The following coding sequences are from one Parabacteroides pacaensis window:
- a CDS encoding NAD-dependent epimerase/dehydratase family protein, which yields MKNVLVIGSTGQIGSELTMELRKRYSGNIVAGYIPGAEPKGELLETGPSAIVDITNEQQIAETVSKYNIDTIYNLAALLSAVAETKPQLAWKIGMGGLFNVLEVAREMHCAVFTPSSIGVFGNNTPKDKTPQDTIRNPRTMYGVTKVSGELLSDYYHIRFGVDTRSVRFPGLISNVTPPGGGTTDYAVDIYYAAVQRGHFECPIAKGTYMDMMYMPDALKAAIELMEVDASRLVHRNSFNIASMSFDPEIIYHAIRKRLPDFTMEYNVDPLRQAIADSWPNSLDDTCAREEWGWKPEYDLETMTDDMLRVLEARFKK from the coding sequence ATGAAAAATGTTTTGGTCATAGGTTCTACCGGCCAGATTGGTTCCGAGTTAACCATGGAACTAAGAAAACGCTATAGTGGAAATATTGTAGCCGGATATATACCAGGTGCTGAACCTAAAGGGGAATTATTAGAAACAGGACCGTCTGCAATCGTAGACATTACCAATGAACAACAAATTGCCGAAACTGTATCGAAGTATAACATCGATACGATTTATAATTTAGCTGCATTACTCTCGGCGGTAGCAGAAACCAAACCCCAATTGGCGTGGAAAATAGGTATGGGTGGGCTATTTAATGTCTTGGAAGTAGCACGTGAAATGCATTGTGCCGTATTTACTCCTAGTTCCATTGGTGTTTTTGGAAATAATACGCCGAAAGACAAAACTCCTCAGGATACCATCCGTAATCCGCGTACAATGTATGGCGTAACAAAAGTTTCCGGTGAATTATTAAGTGATTATTACCACATCCGTTTCGGTGTAGATACACGTTCTGTCCGTTTTCCCGGTTTGATATCCAATGTTACTCCTCCGGGTGGCGGTACGACAGACTATGCAGTTGATATTTATTATGCTGCAGTACAACGGGGACATTTCGAATGTCCTATTGCGAAAGGAACTTATATGGATATGATGTATATGCCGGATGCCTTGAAAGCCGCTATTGAATTGATGGAGGTAGATGCCAGCCGATTGGTACATCGCAATTCATTTAATATTGCTTCCATGAGCTTTGATCCGGAAATTATTTACCATGCGATAAGGAAACGTTTGCCGGATTTTACGATGGAATACAACGTGGATCCGTTGCGTCAGGCTATCGCCGATTCTTGGCCTAACTCTCTGGACGATACATGTGCCCGGGAAGAGTGGGGGTGGAAGCCTGAATATGATTTGGAAACCATGACAGATGATATGTTGAGAGTCTTGGAAGCGCGTTTTAAGAAATAA
- a CDS encoding TolC family protein: MKYNNLFWFFVLLFPAFIKAQTLSLKECREMALENNAQIAISRWQVKQAGYTLKSYKANFLPKFSGEGMYLFSGSKLKETTPELYLPTYVPDATTGQLIPNIIGGGTDGNKLFKQYAYVPPISLELSLNNTYLAGVSVEQPLYMGGKIRAAYQMALIGKDISQLNIAYTRTDMLVKTDEAYWQLVKVKEMLLSARKYREVIDELLKNVSDACEIGMKSRNDFLKVQVKLNEAELMVRKAENGIRLARLNLCHYIGLPLQTEIEVADTLSLESPVLDALPAVHVTNRTEYELLSRQIEYKHQATKLVRSDFLPNLGVSAAYFYTDGMKLNEEKLLSSGSFSALFSLKVPLFHWGEGINKVRAAKAEKTIAILQREDALEKMELEAMQALNTLDEAVMEVELTRNSLAQAEENLKVSKDYYEAGMETLTDYMEAQAVWQKAWSDLISAKAGMRISETHYLKAIGKLK, from the coding sequence ATGAAATACAATAATTTATTTTGGTTTTTCGTTTTATTATTCCCGGCATTTATAAAAGCTCAGACATTAAGTTTAAAAGAATGCCGGGAGATGGCATTGGAGAACAATGCACAAATCGCTATTTCCCGGTGGCAAGTAAAGCAAGCCGGTTATACATTGAAGAGTTATAAAGCAAACTTTCTACCCAAGTTTAGCGGAGAAGGTATGTATTTGTTTTCCGGGAGCAAGTTGAAAGAAACTACACCGGAACTTTATTTGCCGACTTATGTGCCGGATGCCACTACCGGCCAGTTAATACCTAATATAATAGGAGGAGGAACCGATGGAAATAAGCTATTTAAACAATATGCGTATGTGCCCCCTATTTCGTTGGAATTATCTTTGAATAATACCTACTTGGCAGGTGTTTCCGTAGAACAACCTTTATATATGGGAGGAAAGATTAGGGCTGCTTATCAAATGGCACTTATCGGCAAGGATATTTCTCAATTGAATATTGCTTATACCCGTACTGATATGTTAGTAAAAACAGATGAAGCTTATTGGCAACTGGTTAAAGTGAAAGAGATGCTCCTTTCTGCCCGTAAATACCGGGAGGTAATAGACGAATTATTGAAAAATGTATCCGATGCTTGCGAGATAGGTATGAAGTCACGTAATGACTTTTTGAAGGTACAGGTAAAGTTGAATGAAGCTGAATTAATGGTGCGGAAAGCAGAAAACGGAATCCGGTTAGCGCGTTTGAATTTATGTCATTATATAGGTTTACCTTTACAAACGGAGATAGAAGTAGCAGATACACTGAGTTTAGAAAGCCCGGTATTGGATGCTTTGCCGGCAGTCCATGTAACGAACCGGACGGAATACGAACTACTTTCCAGGCAAATTGAATATAAACATCAAGCAACCAAATTAGTTAGAAGTGATTTCTTACCCAATTTAGGGGTGAGTGCAGCTTACTTTTATACGGACGGAATGAAGTTGAATGAAGAAAAATTGCTCTCGAGCGGATCTTTTTCAGCACTTTTCTCTTTGAAAGTTCCTTTGTTTCATTGGGGAGAAGGTATAAATAAAGTGCGTGCGGCTAAAGCGGAAAAAACGATAGCTATTTTACAGCGGGAAGATGCCTTGGAAAAAATGGAATTAGAAGCTATGCAGGCCCTCAATACTTTGGATGAGGCGGTAATGGAAGTAGAGCTTACCCGGAACTCCCTGGCACAAGCCGAAGAAAATCTGAAAGTAAGTAAAGATTATTATGAAGCGGGAATGGAAACATTAACCGACTATATGGAAGCGCAAGCCGTCTGGCAAAAAGCCTGGTCCGATTTGATAAGTGCCAAAGCCGGTATGCGTATCAGTGAAACGCATTATTTAAAAGCAATTGGAAAGCTAAAATAA
- a CDS encoding histidinol-phosphatase, which translates to MQLSNYHSHCDFCDGRSKPEDFVKFALSKNFRAYGFSSHAPLPFETFWNMSGCDLPEYLEEIKRLQKKYQHKIEIYSGLEIDFLTKEYNASIPYFQELPLDYRISSIHFLPISEELKEENMVTIDGSYKEFEKSVKHYFEGDIRKIVKRFYLSSMEMVECGGFDIVGHLDKIHMNGGKYPGFDAEAFWYKKLFIEYLVLIAEKGLMVEINTKNLLPKKELYPLPFYLPVILDLKIPILVNSDTHYPDLVNDGRQEAFELLKNAGFKFTRELMNGKWEDCALT; encoded by the coding sequence ATGCAATTAAGTAACTACCATAGCCATTGTGATTTTTGTGACGGCCGAAGCAAGCCGGAAGATTTTGTAAAATTTGCCCTATCAAAAAATTTCCGTGCTTATGGCTTTTCCAGTCATGCACCGCTACCTTTCGAAACATTCTGGAACATGTCTGGTTGCGACCTGCCGGAATATCTGGAAGAAATCAAACGATTACAAAAGAAATACCAACACAAAATTGAAATTTATTCCGGTTTGGAAATAGATTTTCTCACCAAAGAGTATAACGCTTCTATTCCCTATTTTCAAGAATTGCCTTTAGATTACCGGATCAGTTCCATTCATTTTTTACCTATCTCGGAAGAACTGAAAGAAGAAAATATGGTAACCATCGACGGTAGTTACAAAGAATTTGAAAAATCTGTCAAACATTATTTCGAAGGAGATATACGCAAAATTGTGAAACGTTTTTATCTTTCCTCTATGGAAATGGTAGAATGCGGAGGCTTTGACATAGTAGGACATCTGGATAAAATACACATGAATGGAGGGAAATATCCCGGATTCGACGCTGAAGCTTTCTGGTACAAAAAACTATTTATTGAATATTTGGTACTTATTGCAGAAAAGGGGCTGATGGTGGAAATCAACACTAAAAATTTGCTTCCGAAGAAGGAACTTTATCCTTTACCCTTCTATCTGCCGGTTATCCTAGATTTAAAAATTCCGATTTTAGTAAATTCTGATACTCATTATCCTGACTTGGTGAACGATGGTCGACAGGAAGCATTCGAGCTCTTGAAAAATGCCGGATTCAAATTTACCAGAGAATTAATGAACGGAAAATGGGAAGATTGTGCTTTAACATAA
- a CDS encoding KamA family radical SAM protein, with the protein MKKEYRTYALHNYGELPQIARLSGQDREAIEVVGRVLPFKTNNYVTEELINWDNIPEDPIFTLNFPRREMLSRKHYTLVKHLLDTGAPKEKQREVINAIRLKLNPNPAGQEHNVPVMGGVKLKGIQHKYRETVLFFPSQGQTCHAYCTFCFRWPQFSGMNDFKFAMKEVDLLLKYLKGHTKVTDILFTGGDPMTMSAALLSTYIEPLLLPEYSHVRTIRIGTKSLAYWPYRYLTDPDADDMIRLFERVVASGKNLTIQAHFNHPVELSTEAVKQAIARIRNTGAQIRTQSPLLKHINDQPELWVEMWRKQVDLSCIPYYMFIARDTGSKTFFEIPLDKCWAIFKKAYSQVSGVCRTVRGPSMSHHPGKIQLLGVSEIKGEKVFVLRFLQGRNPNWVDIPFFAAYDPKATWFDQLKPAFGEEQFFFENDKLFQKALSISEAILFE; encoded by the coding sequence ATGAAAAAAGAGTATCGCACTTATGCGTTACATAATTACGGGGAGCTTCCTCAAATTGCACGTCTTTCAGGACAAGACCGGGAAGCAATAGAGGTGGTAGGTCGCGTATTGCCTTTTAAAACGAATAATTATGTAACGGAAGAATTAATTAATTGGGATAATATCCCCGAAGACCCTATTTTTACGCTTAATTTTCCACGCCGGGAGATGTTAAGCCGGAAGCATTATACCCTCGTGAAACATCTATTAGATACAGGTGCACCAAAGGAGAAACAAAGAGAAGTGATTAATGCCATCCGTCTGAAGCTGAATCCTAATCCTGCCGGGCAAGAACACAATGTTCCTGTGATGGGCGGAGTGAAATTAAAAGGTATCCAACATAAATATCGTGAAACGGTTCTGTTTTTCCCTAGTCAGGGGCAAACGTGCCATGCATATTGTACCTTTTGTTTTCGCTGGCCGCAGTTTTCAGGAATGAATGATTTCAAGTTTGCTATGAAAGAGGTGGATTTATTGCTGAAATATTTGAAGGGACATACTAAGGTGACAGATATCCTTTTTACGGGAGGCGATCCGATGACTATGTCGGCAGCTTTATTAAGCACTTATATCGAACCGCTTTTATTGCCTGAATACAGCCATGTTCGTACAATCCGGATCGGTACTAAGTCACTTGCTTATTGGCCTTACCGTTATCTTACCGATCCGGATGCCGATGATATGATCCGTTTGTTTGAAAGGGTAGTTGCTTCCGGAAAGAATCTTACCATTCAGGCTCATTTTAATCATCCGGTAGAATTAAGTACCGAAGCAGTAAAACAGGCTATAGCAAGAATACGGAATACAGGAGCGCAAATCCGTACACAGTCACCTTTACTGAAACATATTAACGATCAGCCGGAGTTATGGGTAGAAATGTGGCGTAAACAAGTAGACTTAAGTTGCATTCCTTACTATATGTTTATAGCCCGTGATACAGGTTCTAAAACATTTTTTGAAATACCCTTGGATAAATGTTGGGCGATCTTTAAGAAGGCTTACAGTCAGGTGAGCGGAGTATGCCGCACGGTGCGGGGACCAAGTATGAGTCATCATCCGGGGAAAATCCAGTTATTAGGTGTTTCGGAAATAAAGGGGGAAAAAGTGTTTGTGTTGCGTTTTCTGCAAGGACGTAATCCCAACTGGGTAGATATCCCGTTTTTTGCTGCCTATGATCCGAAAGCTACTTGGTTTGACCAGTTAAAACCGGCTTTTGGAGAAGAACAATTCTTTTTTGAGAATGATAAATTATTCCAAAAAGCTTTATCTATTTCGGAAGCTATTTTATTTGAATAA
- the kbl gene encoding glycine C-acetyltransferase, whose amino-acid sequence MYGKMKDFLANELEEIKAAGLYKNERIITTPQKADIKVNTGKDVLNFCANNYLGLSDHPRLIRAAKEVMDTHGFGMSSVRFICGTQDIHKQLEAAIADYFQTEDTILYAACFDANGGVFEPLFTEEDAIISDALNHASIIDGVRLCKAKRYRYANADMADLERVLQEAQAQRHRIIVTDGVFSMDGNVAPMDKICELAEKYDALVMVDECHSAGVVGETGRGVAEKYNVYGRIDIHTGTLGKAFGGAIGGFTTGRKEIIDMLRQRSRPYLFSNSIPPAVVGAGLEVFKMLKESNELHTKLMENVNYFRDKMLAAGFDIKPTQSAICAVMLYDAKLSQDYAARLLEEGIYVTGFYYPVVPKGQARIRVQLSAGHEKAHLDKAIEAFIKVGKELNVIK is encoded by the coding sequence ATGTACGGAAAAATGAAAGATTTCTTAGCCAACGAACTGGAAGAAATCAAAGCTGCAGGCTTGTACAAAAATGAAAGAATCATTACAACGCCTCAAAAAGCAGATATTAAAGTGAATACCGGGAAAGACGTATTAAACTTCTGCGCCAACAATTATCTTGGACTTTCAGATCACCCACGCTTGATCCGGGCTGCAAAAGAGGTGATGGATACCCACGGTTTCGGTATGTCGTCTGTACGGTTTATCTGTGGAACCCAAGATATCCACAAACAATTGGAAGCAGCGATTGCCGATTATTTCCAGACAGAAGATACTATTTTATATGCAGCTTGTTTCGATGCAAACGGAGGAGTATTCGAGCCTTTGTTTACAGAAGAAGATGCTATTATTTCCGATGCCTTAAACCATGCATCCATTATTGACGGTGTTCGTTTATGTAAGGCGAAACGTTACCGCTATGCCAATGCGGATATGGCCGATTTAGAAAGAGTTCTTCAGGAAGCCCAAGCGCAGCGTCACCGTATTATCGTTACCGACGGCGTTTTTTCTATGGACGGTAATGTAGCCCCAATGGATAAAATATGTGAACTGGCAGAAAAATATGACGCACTAGTAATGGTGGACGAATGCCACTCTGCTGGGGTTGTAGGAGAAACCGGGCGCGGGGTTGCTGAAAAATATAACGTATACGGACGTATCGATATTCATACAGGCACTTTAGGCAAAGCTTTTGGCGGTGCAATCGGAGGATTTACCACAGGTAGAAAAGAAATTATAGATATGCTGCGCCAACGTTCTCGGCCTTATTTATTCTCTAATTCAATTCCGCCAGCCGTAGTAGGGGCAGGTCTTGAAGTGTTCAAAATGTTGAAAGAAAGCAATGAGTTGCATACAAAATTGATGGAAAATGTAAACTATTTCCGTGATAAGATGTTAGCTGCCGGATTTGACATTAAACCCACTCAGTCAGCTATTTGCGCCGTCATGCTTTATGATGCCAAATTATCACAAGACTATGCAGCACGTTTATTAGAAGAAGGGATTTATGTAACCGGATTTTATTACCCGGTAGTACCCAAAGGACAAGCCCGCATCCGTGTACAATTATCTGCCGGACACGAAAAAGCACATCTCGATAAAGCAATCGAAGCGTTTATTAAGGTTGGCAAAGAGTTGAATGTAATTAAATAG
- a CDS encoding efflux RND transporter permease subunit, whose protein sequence is MSLSEYALGNKAIVKFFIAVLVIGGLFAFMQMSKMEDPEIRVKQAIVVTVYPGASAHEVELKVSDVLEKAIRSMGDVDYVESKSMNDVSLITVNMLSTVPDDEIEQKWDMLRRKVNDTQPQMPEGVVPSVIEDDFGDVYGMFYALTSDGYDDQELMNYAWMVQRELQNIDGVSKVLLYGERKPCINIDINQNKVANLGVHPSEILMTLNGQNKSVYSGYFNSGDKRLRVEISDSYKSIEDIENLIIQGHEDDQLRLRDIANVTEGFEEPARNGMSYDGKKAFGIAVSMEKGYDIVKVGKKVTRRLAELKENHLPVGIDFHKVFYQPQRVVSAIGTFIINLIESILIVIFILMLTMGFRSGVIIGTGLFITVLGSFVVLYMMNGTLQRVSLGALIVAMGMLVDNAIVVIDGILVDSARGMKKPESLVHTANKTAMPLLGATLIAILAFFPIFLSPDTTGVYVRDLFIVLAVSLLLSWILALVHIPIHSDRYLKIKVVTGGDVYNGKLYQKFRQLLSFLLGHRLITLGTVIFLVGLSIVFYFRIPQGFFPNLSYDQLYMEFKMPEGTRAETVKSTIDEIRQYLSTRPEITHVTCSYGATPARYNLVRSIAKPTMSYGELIVDFDTPESLEKNMAEIQEYVTRHYPDAYIRLKRYNLMYMDYPVEVMFSGPDPAVLKKLSAQAEEIMKKEPSAVLVRNNWEPMSPTLLVNYNQPTARCSGLARSDIGASLLSATDGIPVGTYYEGVHAKTIYLKSVDAKGEQVKKLDNVPVWSALPSFSSMNKETVQELLTGAKDKGDLLTETMGATPLNSVTKGVSLKWEDLMVYRYNGIRSINAQCNNAEGYTAAQVKARLEPEIDKIVLPPGYTKRWMGEYKASTDSLKYLFKNLPLAIVLILAILIMLFKDFRRPMIILLCLPMAMIGISFAMLLSGKEFGFVAIVGALGLIGMMIKNGVVLIDEITLQMNAGVEPVKALLDSSSSRLRPVIMAAGTTILGMLPLLTDDMFGSLAVTVMGGLLVGTVITLMVIPVLYALFFGIKNEKKVG, encoded by the coding sequence ATCAGTCTGTCTGAATATGCGCTGGGTAATAAGGCAATTGTAAAATTTTTCATTGCCGTATTGGTAATAGGAGGGCTATTTGCTTTTATGCAAATGAGCAAAATGGAAGATCCGGAAATAAGGGTAAAGCAAGCGATTGTTGTAACGGTATATCCGGGAGCATCGGCCCATGAAGTAGAATTGAAGGTTTCTGACGTATTGGAAAAAGCTATCCGTTCTATGGGAGATGTAGACTATGTAGAGTCTAAATCCATGAACGACGTCTCTTTAATTACAGTGAACATGCTAAGCACAGTCCCCGATGATGAAATTGAACAAAAGTGGGATATGTTGCGCAGAAAAGTAAATGATACTCAACCGCAGATGCCGGAGGGTGTGGTCCCTTCCGTAATAGAAGATGATTTTGGCGATGTATACGGAATGTTCTATGCCTTGACTAGTGACGGGTATGATGATCAGGAACTTATGAATTATGCCTGGATGGTTCAACGGGAACTTCAAAATATAGATGGAGTAAGCAAGGTCTTGTTATACGGCGAAAGAAAGCCTTGCATCAATATCGATATCAATCAAAATAAAGTAGCCAATTTAGGGGTTCATCCTTCAGAGATATTGATGACGTTGAACGGTCAAAATAAAAGTGTTTATTCCGGCTATTTTAATAGTGGAGATAAACGTCTGCGCGTAGAAATCAGCGATAGTTATAAGAGTATAGAAGATATTGAGAACCTGATTATCCAGGGTCACGAAGACGATCAACTCCGGCTGCGCGATATTGCTAACGTAACGGAAGGCTTTGAAGAGCCTGCCCGCAATGGCATGAGTTATGACGGTAAGAAAGCGTTCGGTATCGCTGTTTCTATGGAAAAAGGATACGACATTGTAAAAGTAGGAAAGAAAGTAACCCGAAGATTAGCGGAACTGAAAGAAAACCATTTACCGGTTGGTATCGATTTTCATAAAGTATTTTACCAACCTCAAAGAGTAGTTAGTGCCATAGGTACTTTCATTATTAATCTGATAGAATCGATTCTTATTGTTATATTTATTCTCATGCTGACAATGGGATTCCGAAGCGGTGTCATTATCGGTACAGGGTTATTTATAACAGTATTAGGCTCGTTTGTCGTGCTTTATATGATGAATGGCACTTTACAACGGGTATCGTTAGGAGCATTGATTGTAGCTATGGGAATGTTGGTAGATAATGCTATTGTAGTAATCGATGGTATTTTGGTAGATTCGGCCAGAGGAATGAAAAAGCCCGAATCGTTAGTCCATACAGCTAATAAAACAGCGATGCCTTTGTTAGGTGCGACTTTGATTGCAATTTTAGCTTTTTTCCCTATATTTCTTTCTCCGGATACCACAGGCGTATATGTAAGGGATCTGTTTATAGTTTTAGCTGTTTCCTTATTGTTAAGTTGGATATTGGCCCTCGTTCATATTCCTATCCATTCGGACAGGTATCTGAAAATAAAAGTGGTAACGGGTGGGGATGTATATAATGGAAAGTTATATCAAAAATTCCGTCAGTTACTTTCCTTCCTGCTAGGGCACCGGCTGATAACTTTAGGTACAGTAATTTTTCTGGTGGGTTTAAGTATCGTGTTTTATTTTCGTATTCCTCAAGGCTTTTTCCCCAATTTAAGTTATGACCAACTTTACATGGAATTTAAAATGCCGGAGGGGACACGCGCGGAAACTGTAAAATCCACTATTGACGAAATCCGGCAGTATCTATCCACCCGTCCCGAAATAACCCATGTTACCTGTAGTTATGGAGCTACTCCTGCGCGTTATAATTTAGTCCGTTCTATTGCTAAACCTACCATGAGTTACGGAGAATTGATAGTGGATTTTGATACTCCTGAAAGCTTGGAAAAAAACATGGCAGAGATTCAGGAGTATGTTACACGGCATTATCCCGATGCTTATATTCGTTTGAAACGATATAATTTAATGTATATGGATTATCCGGTAGAAGTTATGTTTTCAGGTCCTGATCCGGCTGTACTGAAGAAATTATCGGCACAGGCGGAAGAGATTATGAAGAAAGAACCTTCTGCCGTTCTGGTACGGAACAATTGGGAACCTATGAGTCCTACTTTGTTGGTAAATTATAATCAGCCTACTGCACGTTGTTCCGGACTAGCCCGGTCGGACATCGGAGCTTCCTTACTTTCTGCTACGGATGGTATTCCCGTAGGGACTTATTATGAAGGAGTACATGCCAAAACTATTTATTTAAAAAGTGTAGATGCAAAAGGGGAACAGGTGAAAAAATTGGATAACGTACCCGTCTGGAGTGCTTTACCCTCTTTCTCTTCCATGAATAAGGAAACCGTTCAAGAGTTATTGACCGGAGCGAAAGATAAGGGTGACTTGCTCACGGAAACAATGGGGGCTACTCCTTTAAATAGCGTAACAAAAGGCGTTTCGTTGAAATGGGAAGACTTGATGGTATATCGTTATAATGGTATTCGTTCTATTAATGCTCAATGCAATAATGCCGAAGGTTATACGGCTGCACAAGTAAAAGCCCGGCTGGAACCGGAAATCGATAAAATCGTATTGCCTCCCGGATATACGAAACGTTGGATGGGAGAATATAAAGCCAGTACAGATTCGTTAAAGTATTTATTTAAGAACTTACCTTTGGCAATCGTATTGATTTTAGCTATCCTGATTATGTTGTTTAAAGATTTTCGCCGTCCTATGATTATTTTGTTGTGCCTCCCTATGGCAATGATTGGAATATCTTTTGCTATGTTGCTTAGCGGAAAAGAATTTGGGTTTGTTGCCATTGTAGGAGCGTTGGGTTTGATTGGTATGATGATAAAGAATGGTGTAGTACTGATTGATGAAATTACGTTACAGATGAATGCGGGCGTTGAACCGGTAAAAGCATTACTCGATTCTTCCTCTTCCCGCTTGCGTCCGGTGATTATGGCTGCCGGGACTACCATTTTGGGAATGCTCCCTTTATTAACGGACGATATGTTCGGCTCGTTGGCTGTTACGGTGATGGGAGGTTTGCTGGTGGGTACGGTAATTACATTAATGGTGATTCCGGTACTTTATGCATTATTCTTCGGAATCAAGAACGAGAAAAAGGTTGGATGA
- a CDS encoding DEAD/DEAH box helicase has product MKFNELHLEKAVLQGLDSMNFQDTTPVQELTIPVILQGKDIIACAQTGTGKTAAYVLPVINEISKGKLPRNEINAVIMAPTRELAQQIDQQIEGFTYFVPVSAVAVYGGTDGIGWVQQRRGMQMGADIVIATPGRLLAHIRMGTVDLSSVSFFILDEADRMLDMGFYKDIMKIYRLLPPTCQSIMFSATMPPKIRELAQKILKNPEQIQLAIARPPETIIQTAYICHDFQKIKILQSLFSKSAPKRVIIFSSSKIKVKELSIVLTRMRFNVAAMHSDLEQSQREEVMKEFKNGHIDILVATDIVARGIDIDDIRVVINFDLPHDAEDYVHRIGRTARGTSGEGLAITLVAENEQAGFQEIEQFLGKTIYKIPLPEEVGEGPEYNPTMFPPKRKRGRPKKEGSQQKSVPSSPPRKRGRPRKQI; this is encoded by the coding sequence ATGAAATTTAACGAATTACACTTAGAAAAAGCAGTCTTACAAGGACTTGACTCAATGAACTTTCAAGATACTACACCGGTACAAGAACTTACTATTCCTGTGATTTTACAAGGAAAGGATATAATTGCTTGTGCACAAACAGGAACAGGCAAAACTGCTGCTTATGTATTACCGGTAATTAATGAAATTAGTAAAGGAAAACTTCCACGAAACGAGATTAATGCCGTTATTATGGCTCCTACCCGGGAACTGGCACAACAAATTGATCAACAAATTGAAGGATTCACTTATTTTGTTCCAGTCTCGGCCGTTGCTGTATATGGCGGAACAGACGGAATAGGGTGGGTACAACAAAGACGTGGTATGCAAATGGGTGCGGATATTGTAATAGCAACTCCAGGCAGACTGTTGGCACATATAAGAATGGGGACGGTAGATTTGTCTTCTGTCTCTTTTTTCATCCTTGACGAGGCGGATCGTATGCTGGACATGGGATTTTATAAAGATATTATGAAAATATACCGGCTTCTCCCTCCTACCTGTCAATCCATTATGTTTTCGGCGACAATGCCTCCTAAAATACGGGAATTAGCTCAAAAGATCTTAAAAAACCCGGAACAAATACAGCTTGCTATAGCCAGGCCTCCGGAAACGATTATACAAACAGCTTATATATGCCATGACTTCCAGAAAATAAAAATTTTGCAAAGTCTTTTTTCTAAAAGTGCTCCCAAACGGGTCATTATCTTTTCCTCTTCTAAAATAAAGGTAAAAGAATTAAGTATAGTTCTTACCCGCATGCGATTTAACGTAGCAGCTATGCATTCCGATCTGGAACAAAGCCAACGGGAAGAAGTGATGAAAGAGTTTAAAAACGGGCATATCGATATCCTGGTTGCTACCGATATCGTAGCCAGGGGAATCGATATCGATGATATCCGGGTAGTAATTAATTTCGATCTCCCGCATGATGCGGAAGATTATGTTCACCGAATCGGTCGCACAGCACGCGGAACTAGTGGGGAAGGCCTTGCTATTACACTTGTGGCGGAAAACGAACAAGCCGGCTTCCAAGAGATTGAGCAATTCTTAGGCAAAACAATTTATAAAATTCCTTTACCTGAAGAAGTAGGGGAAGGTCCCGAATATAATCCTACGATGTTTCCTCCGAAACGGAAACGCGGACGTCCGAAAAAAGAAGGATCCCAACAAAAATCTGTTCCCTCATCTCCACCTAGAAAGAGAGGACGTCCTAGAAAACAAATATAA